The DNA sequence caggtctactcagaagtaagtcccattatcttcaatggggcttacttccagtaggattgcagcctgagagcccgatcagcctgtctactcagaagtaagtcccactaaagtcaatggggcctactcccaggaaagtgtggctaggattgcagcctgagatgttTGCAGCCGCTTCTGTTTTCGCAGGGTGGCGCAGACCAGGTTTCCATTGCAAAGAGTGCTTAATAACTCaatgaggtctagaaacttgaAGGAAAGGCATCCAGGGTCTCCCGCGTACGCAGAGAGCGCCCTTCCCGTCCTCCAGCCTTCCAGTTATTGTCTCTGGTCCAGCCCGTGGAAACGGGCGCGCAAGGCGAACTCGACGTCAGTCCGAACGAAGTCACTCCGCCGCCGCTCTGCCTTTTGGCtcgcctgtggctggagggcgaGGGACCCGGGACGACAAAGCGCTGTTCGGAGCAGAGATCGGCTCCCTTTCTCCCCTTCTGTCTGCGCCAGTCCGCCACCCCCAGCTCGGGCCACTCCATGTTGTGGTTGGTGTCTTCTCTTGTTGTGCTTCGCAGGTGAAGCAGCGAGTCTGCAAACAGACCCCcagagagggggggagggctgctttgTGCGCGCCCCACAAAAAGCTGCATCCCTCCCAAGTGGGGTTTCAAAGGGCTGCGagatagaaagagagagagagagagagagagaagaaagaaggggagagggagggggagaggtgcttTTCAGCCCTGGCTTTACCCACTACGTCAGCCGACCCTtctcaacctccccccccccacctctccaaaTAATCCTTCTCTTTCTTTGGGGAACAGGCAGATTTGGGTTCCACGCAGCGCTTTAGAGTCTCTCCCATTGAAGGAGGAGGCCGGAGCCAGCTCTCCGGCGAGGGCAAGGCGGGCGGGGAAGGGCCCGGCTTGAGCTGCCCCTCCAAGACCACGTGGACACTGGACCTCAGCCCCAAACGCCCTTCGGGCACCTGGCGCTGGGACCCCCTCATTGTTCCAGCTCTCTCCCTCCCAAGGCTTCTGGGCGTTGGATCGTGGCCAGAAAAGAAACTTAGGCCACGGTCTagccacgcttgcctgggagtaagccccattgactctattgGGACAAAcgtccgagtagacatgcctaggctggcgTTCTTACTAGcaagtgatttaaaaaacaaacagtaaaCCAGGGCACAAAGGGGGGAGCATCCCCTCTACTTCCTCCCTACAAAATCTGGAGGTGGCACTTTTGTCCCTGAGCATCTCGTTCTCCGTTTAATTCCTCTGGGCTGGTGTGTTTGACTGGCCCAGGCGAGGGTCCCGCCAGTCTGTTTGCTTCCCGTTAAGGCGGATCTTAGCTGAAGGGCCCTCTAGTCATTGATGGGAGCTGCTGGGAAGAGGTGCGGGGGCTGCGCCCTGATCTTCCATAAACTATCACTTGATCTCCTCTGCTGGCATCTCCAAAGCATCTGATTGAGGACAGGTTGCCTACATtgaagaaccaggggacatccactaaaattgagtgttgggcgggttaggacagacaaaagaaaatatttttttactcagcgcgtggtcggtctgtggaactccttgccacaggatgtggtgctggcgtctagcctagacgcctttaaaaggggattggacgagtttctggaggaaaaatccattatggggtacaagccatgatgtgtatgcgcaacctcctgattttaggaatgggttaagtcagaatgccagatgtaggggagagcaccaggatgaggtctcttgttatctggtgtgctccctggggcatttggtgggccgctgtgagatacaggaagctggactagatgggcctatggcctgatccagtggggctgttcttatgttcttatgaagggggggagagaggcctGAGAGCCcgagcctactcagaagtaaatcccactctcTCTggggaaagtatgggtaggattgcagccttcacccGTTTCAAACAGCTGTCCTGCCATCTCCCACCCCTCAACTCTTCTCCGGGCTACTGGGAGGCGCTTCTCACCGCACGTTCGCTCTGAGCCCAGTTGTGAACGGCACTTCGCACCTCCAGCCCGCCTCCGCCGCTCCTGCAACTTGCAGTCGTCCTTCCCCCCAGTGCCCACTTCCCCTGGCAAAGGCTCTTTCTCCAGGAAAGCCAGGCTGTGTCTTAAATTAGAAAGGGGGgggttcctttcttctcccccccccccaacagtccaGATCTGGGCAAAAGaaatcccccttctccctccctcccccccactctcccccctccatggTGGCCCAACTCCCGTGTCATTCTGCTCCAAGTGACTCCCTGTGATGTCAGCCTTCAATGCAAGAGACAGCGAGCTGGCGCGGGGGAAGAGGTTGGGGATCCGACTCTGACAAGTGTGTCCACACGGCGCTGCTCGGATGAGTCTCCATCCGAGGTAATTCAGCCAGGCctactctgttcccccccccccagcaccccaGTGAAAGAGATGGGGGAAGGGGGCGCTTGGGGGTTGCTTCTCCTCTCTTCTCTTCACCCAGCCCagctccaaacccaggcccaccGTCTCCCCCTCCCGGGTCTGGGGAGTTGGTCTgttacttctctcccccccccccatccccgcgCTGTGCTTAATGAGCAGCAATCTGGTCTCCGCGCGCACACCCGCTCGGTGTTCATTTGAATGGAGATGGGGGAGGAGATGCCGGGGTGGTGAGGAGGGCGAggaaagagagggaggaagagggactCCTGAAACTGATTTGTCTCCTGGCTTCTCTGGAATGCTGAGCTGGAGGACCCAGCAGAGCTTGGCTGGGCTCTGACTCTCCAGagcctttttttcccttgccccccAAGAAAAACACCAcctaatttttcttcttcttcttctccttctcttcttccttcctttcttttttatgGGCGAGATCTGGCTGCTCCTCTCCAGCGCCGGTCTCCTTCCTCCCCTCGAGATGGCCTCCTCTGCCTCGCTGGAGACGGTCGTGCCTTCGCCCTGCGCCCGGACCGCGGGGGCCAACCCTGCCAAGACCCTGGCCTTCTCCATCGAGCGGATCATGGCCAAGAACTcggagcctccccaccaccaccacaagcccgccgccgccgccgccgccgccttcgAGGGCCGACCAGGCGAGCCTCCCCCTTCCAGCAAgaagctgctgagcctctgctcGCCCATCCCCTGCGTGATCCCCATCCAGCCCCTGCCCGGCTACGAGATGCCCTCCAAGGCTCTGCTCAACTACTCGGAGCTGTGGAAGAGCAGCTTGAGGACCTGCTCTTTGGGGGGCGGCTTCTGCAAGGGCAACTGCGGCGCGTGCTGCAAGGGGgagctgccccaccaccaccaccccctcggCCCGGCCGCCTTGCCCCCCACCGGCACCCCCGGCAGGGTGATCAAGCCGCAGGCGATCAACCAGGCGCTGAGCCTGCCCGCCAATGGATCCAGCCTCTACTACTTCAACTACCTAGACTCCTCCTCGTACCCCCCGTCGGAGGTCCTGCACGGGCAGCTCTTCTCCTCCGGCCTCCTGCCCCCCTCGGCGCAgggccccgccgccgccgccctctCCGCCCACCAGAAGCTCTTCCTGCTGGAGAACGCCAAGCTGGCCGCCCTGGCGCCCCCGGACAAGTTCCCCAACGCCCAGTACCCGCACAAGGAGCGCCTCCCCGGGCAGCTGGACCAGGTGATGAAGGAGAACTCGGGCCTGGCCGGCGAGAGGAACGGCGTCAAAGCCCCGCACGGCAAGCTCGGCGGCGGGGCGGGCGGCGGAGGAGCCTCGGCCGACGGCAAGCCCAAGAACTTTACCTGCGAGGTGTGCGGCAAGGTATGGAGGCAGGGGGGAGCCGTGGAGGGCTCGCGCTTGGCCGGGGGGCGGCGGCGGGGCTGAGCCCCACCACCGGGAGGGGAGCATCATTCCAGCCCGCCCCCACTAAAAAGTTGTCTTACCCCGCACACACATGCCAGTCTGCTTATCTTAATCACCGTTATTGGGCTAGTTTTTCCTTGCAAAGGCTGGGAGGGAGATGCGCTGAGGTGCTCCCCACACTTTGCTGCTCAGGAGGAGACCCCCCTGGGAATGGCCTTCCCGGCCTGGGCAGTGCAGCTGAACTAACAGCCAGCGCTCGCCTCTCCTGGGCACTGAATTTTGTTCCCATTTCACAGACGCCGGAAAGGCCACTGAGGCTGGGCGATCCTGCCCATTGTGGGTGTTGGGGGCTTAAGGGGATCTGGACCCAGCTTTCCGGCCAAGCACACAGTCCTATAGCcactagggccgtttccccccaccccttgatTTTGGAGCACGGGTAGCTGAAGTGACCAGCGCGGAGGAGAAGCTGCAAGGACCAGCAGAAGAGAGTCTCCCGCCTCAAAAGTCGCCGGCTTTGTGTTTCCTTGCAGGTCTTCAATGCTCATTATAACTTAACGCGCCACATGCCGGTTCACACGGGAGCCAGGCCCTTCGTTTGCAAAGTCTGTGGCAAGGGCTTCCGGCAGGCCAGCACGCTCTGTAGGCACAAAATCATTCACACGCAGGTAGGCTGAGCCAGGGGATCAAATCGTCCGGGTTTTGTGGgtgatttccctcccccccaataagtggtgcttctccccccccccccaaataaattcCTAGCCGACCCCTTTGCCAGCGATGACCTGGAAGGCTGGCAAAAaatgtgtctcccccccccccgccccgccatACATAGTTGTGTCTTTAAAAgtgtcctctcctccctcccccccaacaggaAAAACCCCATAAGTGTAACCAGTGCGGGAAAGCCTTCAACAGAAGTTCCACGTTAAACACCCACATTCGGATCCACGCGGGCTACAAACCCTTCGTCTGTGAATTCTGTGGCAAAGGATTCCATCAAAAAGGTATCCAAATCGAAAGGTGGTTTCACTTCGATATTTCTGGCCCTGGGGCTTTAATTAGAGGGAttaaaataatagtaataattattattattattattaattttaaaagaagCTTCTttaggtggtgggggggaggctggatTCGTTGGCGCCCTGCATTATTCGAAATATATTATTTGAAACCACCAtgtacaagggggaaaaaaaacacgcGAATGTAGGGGAAATTTCCTGGTCAATTTCAGGTTCCAACTTTGCGAACGTTCGAAATGGAATCCTGCGGTTCTTTCGCGTTCCAAGAAAGTCGCCAAGGTTCTTAAGGCACTGAGAGCCTACCAgtgggtgaccccccccccccacatcctcccCGTCCCTCAAATGTCCTCAGGGGGCTTCCCCTCGGGCAACAGTGAAAGACTAGCTCAAACCTGTCAGCCGGTATTAAGGGCGATTAAAATAAATTCAGTCTTAAGGGCGCGATCCTGCAAGAAACGAAAGCATCCTTCAAAAGCGCTCTGCAGCGTCTGCTTTCGAGCCTCCTTTTGAAATCAACGGGGTTCTGGCGCGCGCTTACTTAGGAGTCAGCCCCACCGAACTCAGCGGGATTTATGGACGTTCACAGGACGACCCTATGGAGTGCTGAatcgcagcacaatcctatccacacgttcctgggaggaagccccatggactctagtgggacttacttctgagtagacgcgcataggattgggcagccctcaggcctgagagccaaatcctctccaactttccagccctggtgtagccgtgccaatggggtgtgtgctgcatcctgtggggggaaggTAGTTATGAAGGCCTCCACGAggtaaaggaacgtttgttccctctCCTAAGGCCTACACCGGGGCTGAaagttaggcaggattgggccccgagtcattTCCATGGGGCTTGCCACAAGTTCCCGGTGGAGTGGGGTTctgcttttgtttgcttgctgGTTGGCTCCGGGTTTACAAAAAAAACTTCTTCTGTTGAGAAGAGGAAAGTTTCGGAAAGACCCCAAAGTGGTGCAAAGACTTTCTCCCCGCCAGGATGGGGCTTGAAGACCTCCCTGCGCCTCAGCTAAATGGTTTTAAATGAGCGGGATCGTCCtcatcctgtcccccccccctctctctctggcttccccccccccgtcctaaTCCAGGTTCTCTCATTTGCTTTGGGTCAGGACGTTGACCCGGCCTCTAATTTTTTAATTCGTCAGTTGCAGACGGCTCCGCTTTGACACAGACTGAGTTTGACAACTTCTTGACTGTCCCTTGCAGGACACTTCCCTAATGAAGCCCCCGTACCAGAAAACTGTTTCGAGTCCGGCAGGACTTGccccataaaataaaataaaagtaggGAGTTGAAGatcttgggaggaaaaaaaaaacgggtggggtgggggggagaaccaAGTCAACTTTCTTGCAGTTGACCCTCCAATTTccgatcttccctccctcccccccattaggGAATTACAAAAACCACAAGCTGACCCACAGCGGCGAGAAGCAGTACAAGTGCACCATCTGCAACAAAGCCTTCCACCAGATCTACAACCTGACCTTCCACATGCACACGCACAACGACAAGAAGCCCTTCACGTGCGTCACCTGCGGGAAAGGCTTCTGCAGGAACTTTGACTTGAAGAAGCACGTGAGGAAGCTGCACGACACGCTTTCggtggccgccgccgccgcctccacGCCTTCCGCGAAAGAGCTCTCGAGGACCGTGCCCAGCTAAGAACCAGCGTGCGGGCCGAGGGCTTGCTCCCCTGGGCTCCCAGCCGTCTGCAGGACTGAGAAATTCTCCCGAGCAGCACGACGCGCCGAgaggggctgcaatcctagccacacttaccagggagtaagttccattgactagaatgggacttacttctgagtaggcaggagTAGGGTGGGGCTCACAACCACACGTGCGTGTAAGAGCAAatagatttatatatatatatatatatacagagatataaatatatataaatatatatatatatttaaaaggaACCTTATTTAAAATTCCGTTGCTGCTGCGGTGGGTTCAAGTGGCCTGTGACGAAAGGATCGCAGATTTGGACTGAGTTAAAAGCAAAGTTTCTCCAATGGGCCCTCCtggactgggaaaaaaaaaaaatcgatcCGCCGCCCAAACATTCTATAAAGATGTATATAATGCctgtaaatttaaattttaatgtACCCCTGAATCACGAAGGAATCTATCATCTGCGAGGCAATAAAAAAAAGGCGCTTAATAAGAGTCTTGTTTTCAGTTCCCCAAATagatttaaattattttatttacaaatttataatcagttatatatataaaatacaatatatatgttatatataaatatagcttatatataaataaaaatcagttttataaatcagtcatatatatatatatcatatatatatgatcatatatatatgatatatatatatatctcccccttttaaaaaaaataataatttgaaaaaTCAAAAATTTGGAACCGAAATTGATATATATAGATTGCTGAAACGGATTTATATATATATCCGTTTCGgttccaaattattatttttttaaaagagagagcgagagatcCCAAAGCAGTGCTTTAAAAGGGGGAGGGTATTTTCCATCGTCTCGTTGCAATAACGCACTCTTCCCGTTTCATGTCAATGTCAATTTTATGTCAATTGCAAAGAGAGGTATTTACCCCACATAGTGTCAAGTTTTTGCTCTGGAGTGATGCGGTGTGACTCCGATTTCACGTGTGCACTAGACTCTCGCACCTCGTCCGGAAGCAGCAGCgaactgaggctgccatcctatccgcacttacctgggagtaagcccccccccccactctaatggaactgacttccgagtagacgggcataggattggactctcagactGCCagcctatccatacttacctgggtgtaagccccagtgagtaaaatgggactgacttctgagtaaacgtgcatcgGATCGGGCTGCGAATCGCGCCAAGTCTCTGGGTTAGTATTCATGGCCACGCGTGAGATTTTACAccaacccccccttccccagccccgtgcctgcAAAGGGTCCGGTGTGAGATCAAGCCTCAGGGTGTGAACGTGCTGATTTCGAACTGAGATCGTCGCGTGAATGAGTCTGGGGAGCGGGGTATCCGAATTCCGTGTCCCTCGTCTGCGGGAGAAGCCCCGGACCACCCcccgcccaggaaagtgtggacttgCAAGTCCATCCAGCCCATTACTCTGCCCCGAAAGCGCCAGGCTGGCTGCCTACTCCGGATTCAataaccctgtgtgtgtgtgtgtgtgtgtgtgtgtgtgtgtgtgtgttgtgtgtttggGGGGAGTGAGGTGGGGGGAATGGGTGTGATTTCCTGACGCCCAGATCGCCGAGCCCAGGCTACCTCTGCAGCAGCAGGGAACGTGAACAGCCATCCTGATGAATCCTAATTgaagcagggaggaagggaggacttCTGGGCTTGGAAATCGTATTCAGGCAGGCGACAACTGGCAACAAACAAGGGCAAAGCGgggtccctccttccctccccaggcGTCTGCCACCAACACCCACCAGCAGTTCCTTTTTTCTAGCTCATCTCCGGGTTAGATGAGAAACAGCTTCCCATTTGGATGGCTTCTTTccatccctggggggggggggggagagatgcaaAATTAGATTGATTTTTTCTAAAAGAGAGAATCAGTTAAGTGTGTGTTCAGCTCAAAATCAGAAGCCTCCCCATACCTCTTTCCATCATAACGtgtcacctttggagggtccCTCAATTAAGATGTATTTATTAAGTCGTTTCCTGAATGACTGTTGCTCTCTGtgtattttgggggaggggggaaggggggggtcaCCCCTGAACACTAATGAAACAATCTCACGCTTGCTTTCTGAGTAATGACCCAAATTAAGAGAGAAAACACAGACCCTTCAAACCGCATTACATTAATCATCTAATCATCCACAGCAGGCCCCTGaaccctttctttaaaaaaaaaaaaaatcagaatatgGATAATCAAGAGCTTGGATTAACTAAACTCAGGATTCTTTgcccacttcctcccctcccccctccgttAAGCTTTCTAATATGGCAATGTCAATTCTGCCCACAATTTTATTTCAGGGAGCAAGCGCAATGCTACAGGCCGAGCCATGCTCGTGGGGCTCAATCCACGCTTGCCAATGAAACATAGAATTAAGCAGGACCTCCAAACCGTCTGGGGACAGCTTGATCGGGAATTCACCTTTCCTCTGGTTAATTGAGTGGTTAAATCCTGACAAGCGAGCAAGTTTAATTGAGGGACTGTTGTAAGCAGCAGCCAAGCCCACTGAATGGAAGCTCAGATTCTTCCTCTCTGGGTAACTGGTTCCCTGCATTGGTTTTGCAAAACCTTCCTACATTCTCTCCATGGTGAGAAGGAGGCAAAACTATTTTTTAGAGGCTCTTTGGAAATGTCCTTGAGCAGCCTTATtgactcagaggtaagccccattctgTTCAGCCTGGCTTACACCCAGGTCAGTGTGTGTATGATTGGAGCCTTAAATGGCATGAATCTGGGGCTAAAGGagatctggaaggaaaaaaataaaacccagcaTTAACAAAAGTTCTAAATAGTTAATTAGAAGACACTGAGTTTctttagggcatttggtgggccgctgtgagatacaggaagctggactagatgggcctatggcctgatccagtggggctgttcttatgttcttatgttcttatgtttaaaagaaaatatcAACCCTGCTAAATTATTCTTCATTGGGAAATTTATATAatgttatgagagagagagagagagagagagagagagagattcctagGTCTTTTGACATAAGGCCTGCttaaaacccatttctacccagcccacaggtgtccacatttgatcctgttgcatatatgcaatgctgggcagaaacagcttaattaCTTTTCACAAAAGAGATAGTGCCATAAGAGTTGCAATACAGCAATACAGTGGTTCAAATTCTTTTCATCTATTATTTAACCTTTTCATCTATTATTATTACTTTCCTAGATTATTATCTACCCCATTCACATTTTGCCCAGCCTTAAGCATTTGCAGGTAGCCAAACCCTGGAATTTAAAAATAACAAGGGATCGTTTTGGTTTTTCAGAGAGAGGAGGTTGATTCCTGTTGATTTTAATAGTTTCTGACTAGTTTTGATCAGTACATTTGAAAGCACAATGCCACTTCGTCGGCCTTACTGCTGCTGTGAAACCTCTTGTCTTCtccagtggaatgtgtgtgttttgcagggCTTTGGCTCCATTTATCTTGATATTGTTCTGATAAGTGTCCAAAAGGTCTTGATCAAGGCAACTATCAAAAGCACAGTTTGGGAGACTGGAGCACACTTTTCACAGAGTGGAAATGTGGCACTTTGCCAAACGCCATCTTCAGAGTCCAAGACAGAATGCATATGCTGCCTAAAACTGGCAGGCTATCTAGCCCACTAGTGACCACTCCGAGTGGTAGAGATCTTTCCCAGTCTGGCTGACTCCGTTTCACTGAAACTTGGCCCTGGGACTCTTTTAACGCAAAGCGTGTGCTCTACCCCAGTCACTGAGCTATGATCCCTCCATTGCTTATAGGGCTGCTCTGCTGTTGATTCCATTGCAGTGTGCATCTTGATCACAGTGCATCAGTGTGCACTGCGTCTTGCAGTGGGCATGCTTGAGACTGGTTTCAAAGGGGCAACAAAATTTGTAGAGGAAGTGAGTGGCGGTTGCACTAGATTTGGCCCTGTCTTTCAATTGCCAATCACTCATTGGGAGACCAGTGAGAGCTGGCTTCTGCAGGAAAGAAAATATTATGATGGTAAATGTGATCAAATGTTGAAGAGTAATCTGCCCGTTCCTTGCCACACAAACAAGGTGCACCTGGCAGAGAAAGGAGATCCCATAAAACAAATCAGAATTTATCAGTGATATAAACTTTCATCAGTGGGAGGTTTCTCATTCCAAGCAGCCTATGTCCTGACATGGCTTTAATCCTAACACCAAGGGGAAGAAAGGCTTTTCTAAAAAGGAGAGTTTGAAATCTGGATTTAATGTTGATACCTGTAGTGTGCCTTTGGCATAACATTTAATCACATCCATAAAAACAGTGCTGTAGGTGTTACTTTTTTGCTTTGCTAGTTGTATGAAGGATTGAGCATCCCTCAACACTATGCTATATGGCGCTATGCTAAGGGAGATTGTTTTGGTCTAAGCCATTCCCTGCTTCTCTTTAGGAATGGCATCAACAAACACCTTTGTGTCAATGACCATCAAAATACATTTTGCTGTATTTTTCCAATGACACTCTCTTTTGCTCAGAGAAACCCCCACTGGCCCTCCCACCACACaggattaatagcccaatcctatccacactttcctgggagtaagccccattgactctaatgggatttacttctgagtagacaggcataggattgggctgtaagtctaggTCTCGAGGCCCCAAGCAGCCATACACTGTAGCCATAATGTGCTTACTTGGTTAAATTATATTGATAGTTTTCAgtctctaacagtgcaatcctatggacaGATACTCTGAAAGCCTAACAGTGACATTCTATGGATATTTACTAGGAAGTACGCCCTattctgatcttgtctgatctcggaagctaagcagggtcaggcctggttagtacttggatgggagaccacctaagaataccgggtgctgtaggcttataccacggtctttcgagactgaaggttgccaaccaaccatacccTATTCTGTTAAATGAGACTTACCACCCACACCCTATTCTGTTAAATGAgtcttaccaccaccaccacccctaggcaattgtgtataggattggagcatAAGCCTTATTATATGggctttactcctaggtaagttgAGAGGAATGCCACCTTAACCTTGCAAGGAGCGTAGCTTCTCTAAAGATCTGTTTTGACCCATAAAGAATGCCACTGTtccagcttttctcaaactgtgggtcaggacgcacttggtgggttgtgatccaatttctggtgggtcccacagagcctccaaccaaaacatgggtgatggaaagatccgataactaattgcctaaagtcctgaggctattcaaaaatcaaatagctgctatctgccttgcaaagagctgagcttctgTAGTCTGCAAGCTTGTGTATATATAGGAAGTCAAATGTTttagtgtgttgttttttttgctatgtatttttttccccaagtccgaCAATTataggtagtgggggcaggtgaaggctgtgtcacataactaagccccacaagccttgaggctattcattagggctacctcattatgagaaatggattgggttaacaaataaaaatattacttgtaaataaataaaaatgttatttctttctagatcacatttttttaaagtcttgtaatgttccgtgggtcctgagagagcatcattttaaaaagtgggtcctggtgctaaaatgtttgagaaccactgctctattcaaTGCCCAATCCTGTACATGATGGGACTATTATTTTAGATTTCAGAGGCAACATTCAGTGACCCTCAACAGATTGCATAGTTTTCTAGGAAATATTTACTATTACTATTCAGTAACATTTATTTCGCTCCAACAGTGCTCAAGCAACAGCTTTAGATTTAAACATAatcttggggggtgggtgggtgagaggtGGGTGttgacttttctttaaaaaaaaacttggagaAGAAGATGCACACTGTAGTCTGGTGGTGTAGCTAATAAACTGCATTTTCCTCAGTTGTTTATTGTTGCAGCAAGGGAAGGAGCCTGGGAGGACATCAGTTAGAATACAGTAATGTTGA is a window from the Tiliqua scincoides isolate rTilSci1 chromosome 2, rTilSci1.hap2, whole genome shotgun sequence genome containing:
- the FEZF2 gene encoding fez family zinc finger protein 2, giving the protein MASSASLETVVPSPCARTAGANPAKTLAFSIERIMAKNSEPPHHHHKPAAAAAAAFEGRPGEPPPSSKKLLSLCSPIPCVIPIQPLPGYEMPSKALLNYSELWKSSLRTCSLGGGFCKGNCGACCKGELPHHHHPLGPAALPPTGTPGRVIKPQAINQALSLPANGSSLYYFNYLDSSSYPPSEVLHGQLFSSGLLPPSAQGPAAAALSAHQKLFLLENAKLAALAPPDKFPNAQYPHKERLPGQLDQVMKENSGLAGERNGVKAPHGKLGGGAGGGGASADGKPKNFTCEVCGKVFNAHYNLTRHMPVHTGARPFVCKVCGKGFRQASTLCRHKIIHTQEKPHKCNQCGKAFNRSSTLNTHIRIHAGYKPFVCEFCGKGFHQKGNYKNHKLTHSGEKQYKCTICNKAFHQIYNLTFHMHTHNDKKPFTCVTCGKGFCRNFDLKKHVRKLHDTLSVAAAAASTPSAKELSRTVPS